In Lachnospiraceae bacterium, one DNA window encodes the following:
- a CDS encoding flavodoxin → MNKTLVVYFSASGTTRKIAEMIAEVGDFSLYEITPKELYTSDDLNWMNKKSRSSVEMSNKKIRPEITDTDAHIKEYDTIILGFPIWWYVAPTIVNTFLEKYDFSGKKIVLFATSGGSGFGNTVKELKPSAPGAEIVEGKLLNRANKQEIEKWVKSL, encoded by the coding sequence ATGAATAAAACATTAGTAGTGTATTTCAGTGCAAGCGGAACAACCAGAAAAATAGCAGAAATGATAGCAGAAGTCGGAGATTTTTCTCTGTATGAGATCACACCAAAGGAATTATATACAAGTGACGATTTAAACTGGATGAACAAGAAGTCCAGAAGCAGTGTGGAGATGAGCAACAAGAAGATCCGCCCGGAGATTACAGATACAGATGCTCATATTAAAGAATATGATACTATTATCCTGGGATTTCCAATCTGGTGGTATGTAGCGCCTACCATTGTAAATACATTTCTGGAAAAATATGATTTTTCCGGTAAAAAGATCGTGCTGTTTGCAACATCTGGTGGAAGCGGCTTTGGCAATACAGTGAAAGAATTAAAACCATCTGCACCGGGAGCTGAGATCGTAGAAGGAAAGCTTCTTAACAGAGCAAATAAGCAGGAAATCGAAAAGTGGGTAAAGTCTTTATAA
- a CDS encoding putative holin-like toxin, translating to MYITYSDLIQIGIFIVALIGLIYEIFKDKK from the coding sequence ATGTACATTACATATTCGGATCTGATCCAGATAGGTATCTTCATTGTTGCACTTATTGGTCTCATTTATGAGATTTTTAAGGATAAAAAATAG
- a CDS encoding nitroreductase family protein, whose protein sequence is MVKAASLAPLAKNRQPWKYLVYEGKAKEKLLSAMERGLEREKKEHCLLPGSAFALPGAFQTLSIMRKAPVTIIVMDPDGRSPYEPVNADERLAEICDSLSIGASIQNMLLKATQLGLGTLWIANTCFAYNDMVEVIPSKGQLIGAVAVGYAAEKPYPRPRKKLEEILEYM, encoded by the coding sequence ATTGTAAAAGCAGCGTCACTGGCTCCGTTAGCCAAAAACCGCCAGCCATGGAAATATCTGGTATATGAAGGAAAAGCAAAAGAAAAGCTGCTTTCAGCTATGGAACGGGGGCTGGAAAGGGAAAAGAAGGAACACTGCCTGCTGCCAGGTTCAGCATTTGCTTTGCCGGGTGCATTTCAGACACTTTCTATTATGAGGAAAGCACCGGTTACGATCATTGTTATGGATCCGGATGGAAGATCGCCTTATGAGCCTGTAAACGCTGATGAAAGACTGGCAGAGATCTGCGATTCCTTATCTATTGGGGCTTCAATCCAGAATATGCTTTTGAAAGCTACCCAACTGGGGCTTGGGACTCTGTGGATCGCCAATACCTGTTTTGCCTATAATGATATGGTGGAAGTGATCCCTTCTAAGGGGCAGTTAATAGGAGCTGTAGCAGTGGGATATGCAGCAGAAAAACCGTATCCAAGGCCAAGGAAAAAGCTGGAAGAAATATTAGAATATATGTAA
- a CDS encoding DUF2812 domain-containing protein, with the protein MEQKKRIWWTFQLWEADAFRQYLEEMALKGWFLESVGGAVMKFHKGQPEKRRYVALLVPESSSLTGTDNWKAGQLRQQCEEAGWKVQCSSTYWQIFYTTDDAVKRVGDMKEEKQFQIQRSLSWNWWVKIFYPILVVLEIWSVYRYLQNPGKLFADSMKILLILLLIGMSISWTVSYVQMFRWSHGNTVALKKGEPLPKLDFKRIIKCKKHILLSDVILILGVVALAFLSSVKAQITFMLSLVLMLFIALFVRKWVRKNGSGDNRDDWVTSYLVGVGVAYMILIPLCNGVATHFLGEEELETGRKQTIFASYEEGDFRGKSIDKPIGVTVYTSPIPWIINKTSECYPKDMTRLWEQIEMEVPAEVGALPEDVEVFWYRYMVCKNGIKSDPEENDIQRDAAKYDPAPAMDEVILKDKRRLVVLNYGGGTDLARLKEAVDAFMGGNGQ; encoded by the coding sequence ATGGAGCAAAAGAAACGGATCTGGTGGACATTTCAGTTATGGGAAGCAGATGCTTTTAGACAATATCTGGAAGAAATGGCGCTTAAGGGCTGGTTTTTGGAAAGTGTTGGCGGTGCTGTGATGAAATTTCATAAGGGTCAGCCGGAAAAACGCAGATATGTCGCTCTCCTAGTGCCGGAAAGCTCTTCTCTTACAGGCACAGATAACTGGAAAGCGGGGCAGCTTCGACAGCAATGTGAAGAAGCAGGCTGGAAAGTTCAGTGCAGCAGCACTTATTGGCAGATATTTTATACGACTGATGATGCAGTAAAACGGGTCGGCGATATGAAAGAAGAGAAACAGTTTCAGATCCAGAGATCTCTTTCATGGAACTGGTGGGTGAAAATTTTTTATCCTATATTAGTTGTATTAGAAATTTGGTCCGTGTATCGGTATCTGCAAAATCCAGGAAAATTGTTTGCAGATTCCATGAAGATTTTATTGATCCTGTTGTTAATTGGCATGAGCATTTCCTGGACTGTATCTTATGTGCAGATGTTTCGCTGGAGCCATGGAAATACGGTAGCTTTAAAGAAAGGAGAGCCGCTTCCGAAATTGGATTTTAAACGGATCATAAAATGTAAAAAGCATATTTTGCTGAGTGACGTGATTCTGATACTGGGGGTTGTGGCATTGGCGTTTCTATCTTCTGTGAAAGCGCAGATCACCTTTATGCTTTCTTTAGTTCTCATGTTATTCATCGCCCTTTTTGTAAGAAAATGGGTAAGGAAAAATGGCAGTGGAGATAACAGGGATGACTGGGTGACCTCCTACCTGGTTGGAGTCGGGGTTGCATACATGATCCTGATCCCTTTGTGCAACGGAGTAGCGACTCATTTCCTTGGAGAAGAAGAGCTGGAAACAGGGAGAAAACAGACCATATTTGCAAGTTATGAAGAAGGTGATTTCAGAGGAAAGAGCATTGACAAACCCATCGGTGTCACCGTGTATACAAGCCCTATTCCCTGGATCATCAACAAAACCAGTGAATGTTATCCAAAGGATATGACAAGACTGTGGGAGCAGATAGAAATGGAAGTTCCGGCAGAGGTTGGAGCGCTTCCAGAGGATGTGGAAGTGTTCTGGTACCGGTATATGGTCTGCAAAAACGGGATAAAATCTGATCCAGAGGAAAACGATATTCAAAGGGATGCCGCTAAATATGATCCGGCACCAGCTATGGATGAAGTGATATTAAAAGACAAAAGACGTCTGGTGGTGTTGAACTACGGTGGTGGAACAGATCTTGCTAGGTTAAAAGAAGCAGTAGATGCTTTTATGGGAGGTAATGGACAATGA
- a CDS encoding MBL fold metallo-hydrolase, with protein sequence METKLVLLGTGTPNACPNASGPASAVVVGDRAYLVDFGPGVVRQASKAYFNGIDALRPDRLTVAFSTHLHTDHTAGYPDLIFTPWVLERPVPLKVVGPKGLKHMTKHILMAYETDIDFRIHGFEKANEQGYQVDVTEIEEPGIVYKDERVTVEAFPVSHGTLISYGYKFVTADRTIVISGDTAPLDIVAEKAAGCDILLHEVEYSAGIACREPKWQKYHQEVHTLSTDLAKVAEKAKPKLLVTYHRIYHMNIQDNHINLEAEMRRRDEAILDEIRAAGYDGMTVNGRDLEVF encoded by the coding sequence ATGGAAACAAAACTTGTCCTTTTAGGAACCGGAACCCCAAACGCCTGCCCCAATGCCAGCGGACCTGCTTCTGCTGTAGTTGTTGGTGACAGAGCTTATCTGGTAGATTTTGGCCCCGGCGTAGTACGTCAGGCTTCTAAAGCTTATTTTAACGGCATTGATGCCCTCCGTCCGGACCGCCTTACAGTGGCTTTTTCCACTCATCTGCATACAGACCATACTGCTGGATACCCGGATCTTATTTTTACCCCCTGGGTCTTAGAACGGCCTGTACCGTTAAAGGTCGTTGGCCCAAAAGGCTTAAAGCATATGACCAAACACATTTTAATGGCTTATGAAACAGATATTGATTTCCGCATCCATGGCTTTGAAAAAGCAAATGAACAGGGATATCAGGTAGATGTAACAGAAATTGAAGAACCAGGTATTGTTTATAAAGATGAACGTGTCACTGTGGAAGCATTTCCAGTGAGTCACGGAACACTCATCAGCTACGGTTATAAATTTGTTACTGCTGACCGCACCATTGTGATCTCCGGAGATACCGCCCCGTTAGACATTGTTGCAGAAAAAGCTGCCGGCTGTGATATCCTTCTTCATGAAGTAGAATACAGCGCCGGTATCGCCTGCAGAGAACCAAAATGGCAGAAATACCACCAGGAAGTCCACACTTTAAGCACTGACCTGGCGAAAGTGGCTGAAAAAGCCAAACCAAAGCTTCTTGTCACCTACCACCGCATCTATCACATGAACATCCAGGATAATCATATTAATCTGGAAGCAGAAATGCGCCGCAGGGATGAGGCTATTTTAGACGAGATCCGGGCAGCCGGTTATGATGGAATGACAGTAAATGGACGGGATCTGGAGGTGTTTTAA
- the uvrB gene encoding excinuclease ABC subunit UvrB — translation MDHFKLVSEYKPTGDQPQAIEQLVKGFKEGNQFETLLGVTGSGKTFTMANVIQQLNRPTLIIAHNKTLAAQLYSEMKEFFPENAVEYFVSYYDYYQPEAYVPSTDTYIEKDSSINDEIDKLRHSATAALSERRDVVIVASVSCIYGLGSPIDYQNMVISLRPGMEKDRDDVIKKLIEIQYDRNDMDFKRGTFRVKGDVVDIFPAYSDSEAYRIEFFGDEVDRIMEIDTVTGEIKAQLGHVAIFPASHYVVPKEKMLEATEHILEELKERVAYFKSEDKLLEAQRISERTNFDVEMMRETGFCSGIENYSRHLTGLAPGEPPCTLIDYFPEDFLIIVDESHITLPQVRGMYAGDRSRKSTLVNYGFRLPSALDNRPLNFEEFEGKINQMMFVSATPSDYEKDHELLRAEQIIRPTGLLDPEISVRPVEGQIDDLISEVNKETAAHHKVLITTLTKRMAEDLTDYMREAGIRVKYLHSDIDTLERAQIIRDMRLDVFDVLVGINLLREGLDIPEITLVAILDADKEGFLRSETSLIQTIGRAARNSEGHVIMYADTITDSMRKAIEETERRRKIQQKYNEEHGITPTTIKKAVRDLIAISKAVENPHAADTKDPESMDEKELKKLAKELEKKMRQAAAELNFEEAASLRDRMIGVKKMLLDME, via the coding sequence ATGGATCATTTTAAATTAGTATCTGAATATAAACCTACTGGTGACCAGCCCCAGGCCATTGAACAGCTGGTAAAAGGCTTTAAAGAAGGAAATCAGTTTGAGACACTTTTAGGCGTTACCGGTTCTGGCAAGACATTTACCATGGCAAATGTGATCCAGCAGTTAAACCGTCCTACCCTCATCATTGCCCATAATAAAACACTGGCAGCCCAGCTTTATTCTGAAATGAAGGAATTTTTCCCGGAAAACGCTGTAGAATACTTTGTTTCCTACTACGATTATTATCAGCCGGAAGCCTATGTTCCTTCCACTGATACCTACATTGAAAAGGACTCTTCTATTAACGACGAGATCGACAAGCTGCGTCATTCTGCCACTGCTGCTCTTTCTGAGCGCCGGGATGTGGTGATCGTGGCTTCGGTTTCCTGTATCTATGGTCTTGGAAGTCCCATTGATTATCAGAACATGGTCATTTCCCTGCGGCCGGGTATGGAAAAAGACCGGGATGATGTGATAAAAAAGCTGATCGAGATCCAGTATGACCGCAATGATATGGATTTTAAGCGTGGTACCTTCCGTGTAAAAGGGGATGTAGTTGACATTTTCCCGGCTTATTCTGACAGTGAAGCCTACAGGATTGAATTTTTCGGTGATGAGGTAGACCGGATCATGGAAATTGATACAGTGACCGGAGAGATCAAAGCACAGTTAGGCCATGTAGCTATTTTCCCTGCTTCCCACTACGTTGTTCCCAAGGAGAAAATGTTAGAGGCAACAGAACACATTTTAGAGGAATTAAAGGAACGGGTGGCATATTTTAAAAGCGAAGACAAGCTTTTAGAAGCCCAGCGCATTTCTGAGCGCACCAATTTTGATGTGGAAATGATGCGGGAAACGGGATTCTGCTCCGGTATTGAAAACTATTCCAGACATTTAACCGGCCTGGCGCCTGGAGAACCGCCTTGTACACTGATCGACTATTTCCCGGAAGATTTCCTTATCATTGTGGATGAGTCCCACATTACACTGCCACAGGTGCGGGGAATGTATGCCGGTGACCGCTCCCGCAAGTCTACACTGGTAAACTACGGTTTCCGCCTGCCATCTGCGTTGGACAACCGTCCCTTGAATTTTGAAGAATTTGAAGGAAAGATCAACCAGATGATGTTCGTATCTGCTACTCCTTCTGACTATGAAAAAGACCACGAACTGCTGCGTGCAGAGCAGATCATCCGTCCTACCGGGCTTTTGGATCCTGAGATTTCTGTCCGGCCTGTAGAAGGTCAGATCGATGACCTGATCTCCGAAGTAAACAAAGAAACGGCCGCCCATCATAAGGTTCTTATTACTACTCTTACCAAACGAATGGCAGAAGACCTTACAGATTATATGCGTGAAGCGGGCATCCGGGTCAAATATCTCCACTCTGATATTGATACCTTAGAGCGTGCCCAGATCATCCGCGATATGCGTCTGGACGTTTTTGATGTCCTGGTTGGTATTAACCTGCTGCGTGAAGGTTTGGATATCCCGGAGATCACGCTGGTTGCCATTTTAGATGCAGATAAGGAAGGCTTTCTCCGTTCGGAAACTTCCCTGATCCAGACCATTGGCCGCGCCGCCCGGAACTCTGAAGGCCATGTGATCATGTATGCTGATACTATTACTGATTCCATGAGAAAAGCTATTGAGGAAACAGAGCGCCGCCGCAAGATCCAGCAGAAGTACAATGAAGAACATGGCATCACTCCTACTACTATCAAAAAAGCAGTCCGTGATCTGATCGCCATTTCCAAGGCTGTGGAAAATCCCCATGCTGCTGATACCAAAGATCCTGAGTCCATGGATGAAAAGGAATTAAAGAAACTGGCAAAAGAATTAGAAAAGAAGATGCGCCAGGCTGCAGCAGAGCTGAATTTCGAGGAAGCCGCAAGCCTGCGTGACCGCATGATCGGAGTAAAGAAAATGCTGCTTGATATGGAATGA
- a CDS encoding LuxR C-terminal-related transcriptional regulator produces MPRKKNDLNTIYISERLQEKLRPISRCTLTTVVAPMGYGKTTAVNWYLNERVKKGGAVVIRISIYTNNLPIFWKSVQNAFRFAGFNFFEEYECPSDLASGGLFADDLSHLLAGETDYYIFIDDFHLLTDARIGDFFCTLAKRIPDNIHIIVASRDRFLSGGAVVGLGGKLHQITVDHLRLNHTELSIYSNLCGTELNDRQIESLLHSSEGWFSAVYLNLCSFAERGELPDDHSDIYEMFSAAMIDPLPEKQREFLIVLGLADEFSAEMAKFITENEDTKQLLSAMTRQNAFISRLADGGTYRFHHMMKECAEQAFAAMDKEKQTVYLERYGKWYEEHRQYLHALASYRKSGNFNGALRVIQKDAGILLASLKAEDVLNFLSKCPKEDLEAYPLSVLVLMRCMFNWRKIPEMLKLKEFLIQAIDRHKEIPEEERGNLLGECDLITSFLMYNDISKMSHFHRSASRQMSRPAISIRNDGGWTFGSPSVLMMFHRESGGLLKEQEEMRECMPHYYKITNGHGQGAERVMDAEALFVQGHFADAQIALEGAYAQIEKNGQESMALCCDFLLRRLSLCMDIKQKYSFEQRRMVLMKHHNSMWINIFNSTCAYYYALIGRVEQIPEIFGEHRLSAVNYLAPGRPMMEMIENQVYLAQGAYVKVIGKSEGILAVCQGLHYALVALHVQIQTAAAYEKMGKHGEARAILKQALSDAAKDNMVMPFVENFIYLEPLFEGTMPEIEEGFLKKIILLGREYAQNCKNLGNEKTYPEQFKCLTQQELKLTELMAAHMSNKEIAARLYLSEGTVKQYINQIYSKLEITGDTRTKRKQLLERFYTNN; encoded by the coding sequence ATGCCAAGAAAGAAAAATGATCTGAATACCATTTACATATCAGAACGCTTACAGGAGAAGCTGCGGCCGATCTCCAGATGCACCCTGACAACAGTAGTGGCTCCTATGGGTTACGGCAAGACTACAGCTGTAAACTGGTATTTAAATGAGCGGGTGAAAAAGGGTGGTGCAGTAGTGATCCGCATCAGCATTTACACTAATAACCTTCCTATTTTCTGGAAAAGTGTGCAGAATGCCTTCCGGTTTGCAGGTTTTAACTTCTTCGAGGAATATGAGTGTCCTTCAGATCTGGCAAGTGGCGGTCTGTTTGCAGATGATCTCAGCCATCTTCTGGCAGGCGAAACAGATTATTATATTTTTATTGACGATTTTCATCTTCTTACAGATGCAAGGATAGGGGATTTTTTTTGTACATTGGCAAAACGGATCCCGGATAATATTCATATTATAGTGGCCAGCCGAGACCGTTTTTTATCTGGCGGGGCAGTGGTAGGCTTAGGCGGCAAGCTGCATCAGATCACAGTGGATCATCTGCGGTTGAATCATACGGAACTTTCTATTTATTCTAATCTTTGCGGCACGGAGTTAAACGACCGGCAGATTGAATCCCTTCTTCATTCCAGTGAAGGCTGGTTTTCCGCTGTTTACTTAAACCTTTGTTCCTTCGCAGAACGGGGCGAGCTGCCGGATGATCATTCCGATATTTATGAAATGTTTTCAGCTGCAATGATCGATCCACTTCCTGAAAAACAGCGGGAATTTCTCATTGTATTGGGCCTTGCTGATGAATTTTCCGCAGAAATGGCAAAATTTATTACGGAGAATGAAGATACAAAACAGCTGCTGTCTGCCATGACCAGGCAGAATGCTTTTATCAGCCGCCTTGCAGACGGGGGGACATATCGTTTTCATCATATGATGAAAGAATGTGCAGAGCAGGCTTTTGCAGCAATGGACAAAGAAAAGCAGACTGTTTATCTGGAACGTTATGGAAAATGGTATGAGGAACACAGACAATATCTTCATGCATTGGCTTCTTACCGGAAGAGCGGAAATTTTAATGGGGCCCTGAGGGTGATCCAGAAAGATGCTGGGATCCTTCTGGCATCTTTAAAAGCAGAGGATGTATTAAACTTTTTAAGTAAATGCCCAAAAGAGGATTTAGAAGCCTATCCCTTATCGGTGCTGGTGCTGATGCGTTGTATGTTTAACTGGCGCAAGATCCCGGAAATGTTAAAATTGAAAGAGTTTCTGATCCAGGCTATTGACAGACATAAGGAAATTCCTGAAGAGGAAAGAGGAAATCTGTTAGGAGAATGTGACCTGATCACCAGCTTTTTGATGTACAATGACATTTCCAAAATGAGTCATTTCCACCGCAGTGCCAGCAGGCAGATGTCAAGGCCTGCTATCAGTATCCGCAATGATGGCGGCTGGACCTTTGGTTCGCCCTCAGTGCTTATGATGTTTCATAGAGAATCGGGGGGACTTTTAAAAGAACAGGAAGAAATGAGGGAGTGCATGCCTCATTATTACAAGATCACCAATGGTCATGGTCAGGGGGCAGAACGGGTCATGGATGCAGAGGCATTGTTTGTACAGGGCCATTTTGCAGATGCCCAGATCGCTTTGGAAGGAGCCTATGCCCAGATTGAGAAAAATGGACAGGAATCCATGGCACTTTGCTGCGATTTTCTGTTAAGACGATTGTCTTTGTGTATGGATATAAAACAGAAATATTCCTTTGAACAGCGCCGCATGGTTTTGATGAAGCATCATAATTCCATGTGGATCAATATTTTTAACAGCACCTGTGCCTATTACTATGCACTGATCGGCCGGGTGGAACAGATTCCGGAGATATTTGGGGAACACAGACTTTCGGCTGTGAATTATCTGGCTCCCGGAAGACCTATGATGGAAATGATCGAAAACCAGGTTTATCTGGCTCAGGGCGCTTATGTTAAGGTGATCGGAAAAAGTGAGGGGATACTTGCTGTGTGCCAGGGACTTCATTATGCATTAGTTGCCCTTCATGTACAGATACAGACTGCGGCAGCCTATGAAAAGATGGGAAAGCACGGGGAAGCCAGAGCTATTTTAAAGCAGGCGCTTTCAGATGCTGCTAAAGATAACATGGTCATGCCTTTTGTGGAAAATTTTATTTATCTGGAACCGCTTTTTGAAGGAACTATGCCGGAGATTGAAGAAGGATTCCTGAAAAAGATCATCTTACTTGGCAGAGAGTATGCGCAAAACTGTAAAAATCTGGGAAATGAAAAGACTTATCCGGAACAGTTTAAATGTCTTACACAACAGGAATTAAAGCTGACAGAGTTAATGGCCGCCCACATGAGTAACAAGGAGATCGCAGCAAGGCTTTATCTTTCTGAGGGAACGGTAAAGCAGTATATTAACCAGATCTATTCTAAATTAGAGATAACAGGAGATACGAGAACCAAGCGTAAACAGCTTTTAGAGAGGTTCTATACCAATAACTAA
- a CDS encoding DUF4670 domain-containing protein, giving the protein MADRNEADALFATRRKKQQEEQAEQERREEMSRKKAEMEAEIRRLEEEARRQKARQEEDRRQAEEEARRVKQEAEEAEARARRAQEMAEEAKRKQEEVRREEERRIQEKREEEKRARERAVQEKAQAKQEEAERAEERKREAKERAAEKKAAKEAAKAEAKKAVKETTMDAGRKADIQPGKKLPVLPLAIGGVAVTVVLVICLVLFFGGKKGGVFGTDCDLMAAKQVLGYDVFYPESFEEAYADGGVYLKYGSVEKGDFSFVYVLGSTQDDMNYMTESTDPTDLIHVMEEYVFGMNDKQVYKMTTESGRDVYCSEYISFDISSITDQEEGVMASTSIMMLPLEGEYLVAVYATMKPSYEEPLEEVTASILDNTY; this is encoded by the coding sequence ATGGCAGATCGGAACGAAGCAGATGCTTTATTTGCTACCAGGAGGAAAAAGCAGCAGGAAGAGCAGGCAGAACAGGAACGAAGAGAAGAAATGAGCCGGAAAAAAGCAGAAATGGAAGCGGAGATCCGGCGCTTAGAGGAAGAGGCCAGACGTCAGAAAGCCAGACAGGAAGAAGACAGACGCCAGGCAGAAGAAGAGGCCAGACGGGTAAAACAGGAGGCAGAAGAAGCGGAGGCCAGAGCAAGAAGAGCTCAGGAAATGGCAGAAGAAGCCAAAAGAAAGCAGGAAGAGGTAAGGCGTGAAGAAGAACGCCGGATCCAGGAAAAACGTGAAGAAGAAAAGCGGGCCAGAGAACGGGCTGTCCAGGAAAAGGCCCAGGCAAAACAGGAAGAGGCAGAGAGAGCGGAAGAAAGAAAAAGGGAAGCAAAAGAACGGGCAGCAGAGAAAAAAGCAGCTAAAGAAGCGGCTAAAGCAGAGGCTAAAAAGGCAGTAAAAGAAACAACTATGGACGCAGGAAGAAAAGCAGATATACAGCCGGGAAAGAAGCTTCCGGTACTGCCGTTGGCAATAGGTGGTGTGGCTGTGACAGTTGTGCTTGTTATCTGTCTGGTACTGTTTTTTGGAGGCAAAAAGGGTGGTGTATTTGGTACGGACTGTGATCTTATGGCCGCAAAACAGGTATTAGGCTACGATGTATTTTATCCGGAAAGCTTTGAAGAGGCATATGCAGATGGCGGTGTCTACTTAAAATATGGCAGTGTGGAAAAGGGAGATTTTTCCTTTGTTTATGTTTTAGGAAGCACACAGGACGATATGAATTACATGACAGAAAGCACAGATCCTACAGATCTTATACATGTTATGGAGGAATACGTGTTTGGCATGAATGACAAGCAGGTATATAAGATGACCACAGAATCTGGACGGGATGTTTACTGCAGCGAATATATCTCCTTTGATATAAGCAGTATTACAGATCAGGAGGAAGGTGTCATGGCGTCTACATCTATTATGATGCTTCCGTTAGAAGGGGAATATCTGGTCGCTGTTTACGCAACTATGAAACCTTCATATGAAGAGCCGCTGGAAGAAGTAACAGCAAGTATCCTTGATAACACATATTAA